The stretch of DNA CGGTCGAAGACTTTTCGCCTCTATCTGGGTCGACAAGGTCGAGTATTACGAGATCCGCGACCGCCAGTATCACAGGGTTGAAGGATCCTGCTGAGGCAACAGAGGAGGATAGTGATGACAGCGACATTGTGTATTTGACAGACTTTCCCGGATTCGATGCCCAAGCAAGGGAATGGGACGCTGAGCAACAATCGAAAAGATTTAAAAGTGGATGACAGGCATCGACTCAGGGCTCTATTCGATATCGCTCATTTTATCCAGTTTTTGACTTTTTGTAGGGTTTGAGTTTGTAATAGTAATAGGGAAAATCAATTGGAGTTACCCGGGtattttaatttttttgtataGCTGGCGCGGGTTGTTTCGTGTTTAGCCCGCGAAATATTCATATAAATAGAGTATTCCCATTGAtttgttgttttcttttATTACGGCTCAAATCACAATGGACAAATTAAAGGAGGTAGGTAGATAGCCAATTGCACGGGCGAGTACTAACGCCTCAGAAAttgaacaagctcaagctggatgCCGAGACCTGGCAGGAAAAGGCTGATGAGTACGCGGCCAAGGTGAAAGAGATGGAACAACAAGCCTTAGAGAAGGACAACCAGATCCAAGCCTTGACTAGAAAAAACCaggttctggaggaggagttggAGAAGGCCGAACAGGAGCTTagcgagctcaagaaggtTGCAGGAGACGCTCACCAATTGAAGGCCGCCAACGACAACTACACAAAGAAACACTCGAtgctggaggaagagctcgaaGCTGCCGACGCCAACTTGAAGGAGACCACTGCCAAGCTGAGAGAGACCGATATCCGTGCTGAAAccttggagaagaaggtCACGTCTCTTGAAAGCGAGAAGGCCGACCTCGAGAAcaagtttgaggagctggaggccaaATACAAGGCTGCCcaggaggagctggagtcgATTAGCGCGCAATTGGAGGCCATCTAACTAGAACTGGACCCTCCCTCTAGTGGAGAGGCGCCGAGCACGCCGTCCAGACTCATTTGGCTGACTTTGCCATTGCAGGTGTTATATATCATTTACGAGATGATCAGAAGGCATAGttgaaaattaattaattttttcgtACTGAGTGAGTGAGCATGCTAATATTTATACCTTTATGATTAATGGACGTATTTGATACAGACTCTGATTACGCCAACCACCCGCCTCCCACGGACTCGGAGGCCGAGTACGAGCCATTGCCCGTGTATGTTTCATCGTCGACGTCGCTGGCCACTATGAGCAACAGGGGCGGACGACCGCCTTCCAACATGCTGCACTCACGAAACGGCTCGCGCGAGACGCTTCTTGAGAACGAGGACCTCGTCAACCAGGTGATTCTGTTCGGTATTTCCTCCACAGCAACCACAGATCTCAACCGACAACGCAATtctctcaaagagctggGACTCAAAAGACTCTCTCCCCGGGAACACATAGCCGTTGCTATCTGCCGAGATTTCTCACTTTTGGTGATAATTAAAAACCTGGTTGTCCTGTGGCACTCCTGGTACACCATGATGTACGACGAGCCGTTCCAGATCAACGTGACGTCCGTGCGGGCGTCGGAATTCTTTCTTGCCGGAATCTGGTGCATGGTGTCTGGGTTTCTGTCGTACTCGATTCTGGATGGGCTGATGGTGCGGTGGATCGTGATGTATGCGATCCAGGCGGCTATAGTGCGGATGCTGAGCATGTCGCTCCTGATCGTTGCTCTTGTGGAAGTGCTGACGTTCATGTTCAATAACAAGCAGAACGAGTACTGTTTGCCGGTGTGGATCTTGATTAGTTGCGTGATGACGCTCATCTACATCATCCAGAACTTTGTCACTTCAAACCTGCGTCTGGACCGCCATTTGCAGGACAAAGACGAGCCCAAGCCGCGCAACAAGGTGCCGCGCACCGTGGACCTCTACAACATCACCGTTTTCGCAGTCGTCCCCATTGGGCTGGCTAGCTTTGTCACCATGATAGGCCTGATCCGGCTGGTCCTGATCCTGCGGCTAGAAGCGGTGATGGAAAAAGACTTGTAGTGCTGCCGGCACTTGGCTATTTTTCGTAGCGAAACCTAAATCCCCCTCGCACctaaaatattttcatcAGTTTTAATTAATTATGGTCGTCCACATCCTCGGAAAAGCCATCAAAGGCAAGGCCAAGGTCGACGTAAGTACTTCTCTGAGCCCCCACTAACTCCAGATCGGACTCGCACACACATTCTTCGGCGTCGGGCTCAAAACGGCCGAGAAAATTTGCGCCAAGGTCGGCCTGTACCCCAGCATGCGCATGCACCAGCTAAACGAAACACAGGTGATGGCAGTGACCAAGGAGCTCACAGACATGACCATCGGATCGAGACTGTTGCAGCAGGTCCGTTCCAACATCAAGCTCAAGCGGGCGACCGGTTCGTACCAGGGTCTTAGACACGCAATGGGACTGCCTGTGCACGGTCAACGTACCAAGTACAACGCCCGTACTGCAAGACGtttgaacaagctcaacagaACTCAATAAAATGTATATAGAATAAAGTGGAATAGGTTATTTATTGTAGTTGCTTCTTGCAGAGCTTACTTACCGAACCCACCTCCGGCCGAAATAGAGTCTGAGACAAGGAGACCCCCGAAAATAATTTGTCTTAGAATTTTCTCTTGTTCCAAAGTGTTGTTCGACGTACTTCTTCCCCTTCTAATCTTTTGCTCGTTCATTTCGTGGGTGCTTATCCCTAACACCGCCCAGCCAGTGTCCCAGATGtcttttttgcaaaaaatcGGAAAACACTTCAAGTTCTACACCAAGGGCTTTGTTGCCCTTTGCACCCTGATGGTCAGCGCATCGTACGGTGTCCTCTGCTCAGTGTTTCTCTCGTTGATTGGCAAGCGCAATCTTGCCCAGTGGAGCACCGCGCGCTTCTATTACTACCTGTTTAGCACGGTTATGCGCATCACGATAGAAATCGAGGGTGAGGAAAAATTGAGTGGTCTGCCTGCCATTCTGATCTCCAACCACCAATCGGAGCTTGACGTGTTTATGCTGGGCAGGATATTTCCCAAACGTTGTGTCGTGAcagccaagaaacagcttcAATTGGTGCCATTTTTGGGCTGGTTCATGACTCTGTCGGGCACCTTTTTCCTGGACAGATCTGACCGCGAAAAGGCCATCCGTGTGCTCAACAAGGCTCTCGACGACCTCAAGGCCACTAGCGGCGGCCTATTCATGTTCCCGGAGGGCACCAGATCGTACTCCTCGAGACCCACTCTGCTACCATTCAAGAAAGGAGCCTTCCATCTTGCGGTCCAGGCGCAGATTCCGATCATTCCTCTTGTTGTTTCCAACACTTCCAACATCTACAGTCTGAAAGAAAGAAACTTCAACACGGGAACAATCAAGGTCAAGGTTCTTGAGCCGATCAGCACCGAGGGGCTCACCAAGGACGACgtgaacaagctggtggaggcCACTTACGCAaagatggaggaggagattcGCAAAGTTGGCATGAGCGTGGTTGCCGGCGACGTTTCTGGCGAGTCTGAAGCGCTACTTTCCCAGGAAGTTCAATAGATAGTGTCTAATTAGAAATTGGCTGTGCAGGAAAATTTACGAATAGAAAATATATGTTTTGGCGAAAGCGTGCCCAGGACTCGTCTGTCCCAGAGCAAATGGAGCCAACCGAACCCAACGGTGCATCTGGCCAGGATGGTCTGGCTGATCTCCAGAAAGCTCTCGCCGATGCGTACGCTTCGAAATCTGCGGAGTCGTCGTCACAGGCAACAGAAAGAAGTCTTAATTCCATGAGGGAAAAGGCCAGCAAGAGGGCCGAGTCGATCTCTCTGGACAAGTTTCCTGTAAGTATGTGGTTGCAAGAATCTAACATGTCAGAAAGAAATGTCATGTCTCACTGCCATGGACGAACTAATGGAATGTATGTCTTTGGGAGGCCAAGTCCGTAATTATTACCGATACGGCGACTTGAGCATGTGCGAGAAACAGAACGAAAAGCTCAACTTCtgtttctcaaactccCTCAACGCTGGAGagatcaaggaaaagaatATTCAGGAGTTCTACAAAAACCGTCTcgtggagcagctcaaaagGGGCAGCAGCGAGGATATCTGGGAGGTGAGAGAAAGGTAGACAACAGAGGGACATAAAGGACCGTGTAAATAgagaaataaattaatGTGCTTATTACATAACGTGGGGGTGATCTTTTTGCCATTTATTAAAGgtaatttaattatttgCTTGAATAAAGGTAATTATTTGCCTAAATAATTATCCTTATTCCTTTTATGGAGATGAAAGCCCCTTCCTCAGGTTCCCAGGAGCGTGTGTACGCTCCGCGGACCACCACTCCGGCCGTCGCCGCGCGTTCCAGCCAATCGGCGGCAAGCTCCAAGGTCCGGCCG from Ogataea parapolymorpha DL-1 chromosome VI, whole genome shotgun sequence encodes:
- a CDS encoding Tropomyosin; amino-acid sequence: MDKLKEKLNKLKLDAETWQEKADEYAAKVKEMEQQALEKDNQIQALTRKNQVLEEELEKAEQELSELKKVAGDAHQLKAANDNYTKKHSMLEEELEAADANLKETTAKLRETDIRAETLEKKVTSLESEKADLENKFEELEAKYKAAQEELESISAQLEAI
- a CDS encoding N-glycosylation protein EOS1, yielding MDVFDTDSDYANHPPPTDSEAEYEPLPVYVSSSTSLATMSNRGGRPPSNMLHSRNGSRETLLENEDLVNQVILFGISSTATTDLNRQRNSLKELGLKRLSPREHIAVAICRDFSLLVIIKNLVVLWHSWYTMMYDEPFQINVTSVRASEFFLAGIWCMVSGFLSYSILDGLMVRWIVMYAIQAAIVRMLSMSLLIVALVEVLTFMFNNKQNEYCLPVWILISCVMTLIYIIQNFVTSNLRLDRHLQDKDEPKPRNKVPRTVDLYNITVFAVVPIGLASFVTMIGLIRLVLILRLEAVMEKDL
- a CDS encoding putative mitochondrial 37S ribosomal protein SWS2; translated protein: MVVHILGKAIKGKAKVDIGLAHTFFGVGLKTAEKICAKVGLYPSMRMHQLNETQVMAVTKELTDMTIGSRLLQQVRSNIKLKRATGSYQGLRHAMGLPVHGQRTKYNARTARRLNKLNRTQ
- a CDS encoding 1-acyl-sn-glycerol-3-phosphate acyltransferase — its product is MSFLQKIGKHFKFYTKGFVALCTLMVSASYGVLCSVFLSLIGKRNLAQWSTARFYYYLFSTVMRITIEIEGEEKLSGLPAILISNHQSELDVFMLGRIFPKRCVVTAKKQLQLVPFLGWFMTLSGTFFLDRSDREKAIRVLNKALDDLKATSGGLFMFPEGTRSYSSRPTLLPFKKGAFHLAVQAQIPIIPLVVSNTSNIYSLKERNFNTGTIKVKVLEPISTEGLTKDDVNKLVEATYAKMEEEIRKVGMSVVAGDVSGESEALLSQEVQ